In Desulfobacter hydrogenophilus, the genomic stretch TTTATCCTGGGAGTGGGAGGCGGACAGTTGATCCCCATGCCCCCCGGTTTTAACCGTTAAGGGGATATCAATCAAATACACAGGCGTGTCATGGGAAATACGCAACCACAGGTCGTAATCCTCGCATACCGGAAACGCCTCGTTAAACATGCCCTTTTGGTCAAAGAGTTGTTTTCTCATCATCACAGCCGAGGGGCTGACCAGGCAGAGCCTTAGAGAAGGTTCAAAGATCATGCCCGACGATTTTTTATGTTTTTTTTTGGGATTGACCCGTTTGCCCTTTCTGATCCAAATTTCCTCGGTCTGGCAGATCATTGCTCCGGGATTGGATTGAAAAAAGGCCGCCTGGCAGGAAAGTTTATTCTTTTCCCAGGCATCATCGGAGTCCAGCAGGGCAATGAAACTGCCTTGGCTCTCTTGAATCCCAAGGTTCCGTGCTGCACTCACCCCTTTGTTTTCCTGGACCAGGACCCGGATTTGATCTTTATACCCTGCCAGCAGTTCCTGGGTTGGGTCTGTTGACCCGTCATCCACCACAATGATTTCCCTGTGCCGGTAGTCCTGGGCAAGGGCTGAATCAATAGCCCTTTTCAGGGTCCATGCCCGGTTGAATGTGGGAATAATGACACTGACCGTATCTTTTTTTTGCTCTGTCATGGTTAAAAAGGGTAACCATCAAAAGACAAGTGACAAGAATCAAAAAATAACAAACTAAACGTTATTCGAACCTGATTAAAAAAAACGATAAAAAAAGTTGTAAATAGATTTTTTTTTTGATAGAGCATGATAGATTTTAATAAATAAACCATGGTTGACAATGGAGAAGTTTGACAAGCACGACTATATATATTAACTACATGCCCAATTTTAATCCGGTTATAAACCGAGGATGAGGAAATTATGGCAAAAGGAAAATCCGTCACACACGTTATTAACAGAGACTGGTGCAAGGGGTGCGGTATTTGCGTTCACTTCTGCCCCAAACAGGTTCTGGAACTGGACAGCGATGAAAAAGCTGTGGCAGCCCGCCCCGAAGACTGCATTGCATGCAAGCTTTGCGAAATTCGGTGCCCTGATCTGGCAATTGAAATTCAAATTGAAAAAGAAGGGGAATAAATAATGACTAAGAATATCCAATTTATTCCAGGAAGCGATGCTTGCATTGAAGGCGCCCTTTATGCTGGGTGTGACTTTTTTGCAGGTTATCCAATCACTCCGTCCTCGGAAGTTGCAGAAGGTTTGGCTGCTGAGCTTCCCAAAAGAGGCGGCAAGTTTATCCAGATGGAAGACGAAATCGCCTCCATGGCCTGTGTCATCGGCGCAGCCCTTGCCGGAAAAAAGGTTATGACAGCAACCTCCGGCCCGGGTTTCTCCTTGAAGCAGGAAGGTATCGGATACGCCTGTATGACCGAAACCCCCTGTGTAATCGCAAATATCCAGAGAGGCGGGCCATCCACAGGTAACCCCACCCATGTAGCCCAGGGTGACACGATGCAGGCCAGATGGGGATCCCATGGCGACCATAGCATTATTGCCATGACAGCTTCCAACCTCCAGGATATATTTAAAATTACGGTTGAAGCGTTTAATCTCGCTGAACAATACAGAACGCCTGTTATTCTTATGTTTGATGAGGCCACCCAGCACTTGAGAGAAAAAGTGATCATTCCCGAACCCGGCGAGATCGAAGTTATCGATAGAATCAGAACCAAGATTCCCGTAGGTGAACAATACTATCCCTATCGTACCGATGAAAACGGCCAGCGTCCCATGTCCGATTTTGGTGCAGGCCATCGTTTCCACGTGACCGGCCTTCATCATAACCTTTTGGGATTTCCCGACGT encodes the following:
- a CDS encoding glycosyltransferase family 2 protein; the protein is MTEQKKDTVSVIIPTFNRAWTLKRAIDSALAQDYRHREIIVVDDGSTDPTQELLAGYKDQIRVLVQENKGVSAARNLGIQESQGSFIALLDSDDAWEKNKLSCQAAFFQSNPGAMICQTEEIWIRKGKRVNPKKKHKKSSGMIFEPSLRLCLVSPSAVMMRKQLFDQKGMFNEAFPVCEDYDLWLRISHDTPVYLIDIPLTVKTGGHGDQLSASHSQDKYRIQSILDLIESNVLSSDQEQAALNVFKEKCRIFANGCMKRGREKEGAHYLMLAGGKGSS
- a CDS encoding 4Fe-4S dicluster domain-containing protein is translated as MAKGKSVTHVINRDWCKGCGICVHFCPKQVLELDSDEKAVAARPEDCIACKLCEIRCPDLAIEIQIEKEGE
- a CDS encoding 2-oxoacid:acceptor oxidoreductase subunit alpha, which produces MTKNIQFIPGSDACIEGALYAGCDFFAGYPITPSSEVAEGLAAELPKRGGKFIQMEDEIASMACVIGAALAGKKVMTATSGPGFSLKQEGIGYACMTETPCVIANIQRGGPSTGNPTHVAQGDTMQARWGSHGDHSIIAMTASNLQDIFKITVEAFNLAEQYRTPVILMFDEATQHLREKVIIPEPGEIEVIDRIRTKIPVGEQYYPYRTDENGQRPMSDFGAGHRFHVTGLHHNLLGFPDVSPENVNALIHHLVEKIDNKANELARYKEYYMDDADYVIVAYGTTTRSAIQAAEDYRNQLGVKVGVLELQTVWPFADDIVREKCANTKAVIVAEMNMGQIVNEVRRVVTQPEKVFFSNRVDNQIIKPGDIKAALKMITGKGV